gatttttagcatctttgacacttggttctgcatcatcttcactatccagttccagatgaattCTGTCTAAtatgttacttagatttgacataTTAGAAATTTCAGGTgcactgctatcttcatcaaagacgacatgaatagattcttcaatattaagagttctattattgaaaattctatatgctttgcttactgctaaatatccaagaaaaagtccaacatctgattttgaatcaaatgctgataaataatttttaccattattatgcaCAAAACATCtacaaccaaatacatgaaaatatgatacattaggcttactccctttccatatctcatatggagtttgaTTATGCCTCTTGTTGATCACGGTTCTGTTTTGTGTATAACACCccgtgttgattgcttctgcccagaagcgctgagagatgtctgcatctgctagcattgttctagcaacttctttaagagttctgtttctcctctcagctactccattttttTTAGGCGTTCTGGTAGCTGAATATTGATGATGAATACCatgttcatccaaatataactcaagaattttgttACTAAATTTAGTGCCCCggtcacttctgattttaatgacagaaactgctttttcattttgaatctttttcagaagtttgatcaagAGGccactggtttgatcttttcaagcAAGAAAGATCAACAACgagagtgtatttcattccccctaagatcgtgatagggattggaccaaacaagtccatatgcaatgATTCCAAAAatcttgatgttgatttatTACATTTATTCTTaaagctagatcttacttgttttccaagttgacatgcagaacatacatgattcttaatgaAACTAATATTAGGTAAACCATCAATTatattctgcttcttgagattattggttaacttgaagttaagatgattcaatctcttatgccataaCCAGTGATTATCACTTTGGGATGCAACTAAATATGCAGGAACATTAACGTGATCTTTGTTCCATGAtactttgtaagtgttgccttctctctttccGGTTAAGACTATAGACTCATTATCATATTTAACTGTGCaggtgtgcttctgaaaagctactgaGAATCCATTATCACATAGTTGACTAATACTAATTAAATTGTAACAGAAACTTTCAACCAAGAGCACATCATTTATAGTgatattaccatggataatcttacccttacccacggttttaccttttaagttgtccccaaaagttataTTTGGTCCATTACAACTCATTATTTCTAAAAGTAGACTCTTTTGcccagtcatatgtctggaacatccactgttcAGATACCATGTAGAGCTGCTTATCTTGGCTCTCCTGTTTCTGCAAACACAAGTTTTACtaactggtacccaatctatttgggtccaagccttatcaatcctttaggaacccacatttgtacaattttaggtgatcttgtacttcgggtattcCCAGAGGTGCATGCAACAGAAGATCTATTAATGTTATTTCTAACAAGATGCATTTTaggatgttgttcttcccttctgtttttatCGTTcggtctgtatctcttctgaacttgtatacaattatagtactggtagtttctaaccttcacagagggttgtcctcctgagttgaatcctctgtTGGATCCAGCACTCTGATGGACTCTACTCTTAGGTTCAAtgtaacccagaccataatgttTACTTTTGTTCGTCTGGTCTACAAACCTTTCAATTTGAACCGTTGGTACTTCTGGTTGATGTACCATGCTGGAtttaacaaagtgaatgtatttccttttgtacatatccagttttgacTTTGTACTTGTTTCAGAATTGCTTTCATTATTACTAAGTCCGAGACCACTCTTGTCTCCAGATTACTTCTGTAATTCTTGAATCTTTGCTAATAAAACGGAAGACTTATTCCATGTATTCACCAGTACcgatagcttctgattttcagacataatcgtctggtaatctgcatttactctgtcattctcagttctcaatttacttatctcaacttCTATACCACTGCAGCCGttttcttgcaagcaagtgaacttactgattTGATCATTCAAGTTTTGATTTCCAATTTTAACTTCCTctaatgactgagaaagtcttgagtactctaCTACCATATCATGCAATGCTTTAACTAAATTatttcgtgtaaattcatcataatcaaatcaaatacctctccagatgtcaaGGCTGATTCAGTGTTCGCCATGAGACACTTGATTTCTTCTTCATCACTATCACTGGAATGGACATCTGAGTCAGAAGAATCAGAGCTAGAATCTGcctattttgatttattttcttcagcaatcattaTTTTGCGGTCTCTTCTAGATTTCTTATCATTTTGCTTATGCTCCTAGTTCTTTTGCTCTTCCTTCTTAGGTTTCGGGTAGTCAGCAATAAAATGTCCAATGTTTCCACAGTTGAAACATGCCATATCACCAGGTGGTGATTCTTTTTTGAAGTTTCGGTTTGGACTTTGGTAtgctcggtgattcttcttcatgaatcttgaaaatttcttcacgaatagggacattgcatcattgccgatttgttcagcagtcttgtcagacGTACTTTCAATAGCAGCAGCAGGTGATACACTTGAAACAACTGCAGCAGCAGTAGTAGCAATAGTtgcaagagccttggtaggtggattcgacaagggctcttctccacttcttacttccaattcaaactcataagctTTCAAATCTGGAAACAAGTCATGTAGTCTTAACTTGTTCAGATATTttgagactctcatagccattttcttaacatctcattccctgggtaaagctctcatcttTTTGAGTGCCACTTCTCTATTGCCAAGTTCCTTTCCCAAAGCTGCTAGTTCATTTACTAAGCTGCTGAATCGCTCATCAAATTCGCTTAGAGTTTCTCTAGCTTTCATCTTAATATTTTCAAACTTTTGTATTGCCACAGAcagcttgttttcttttgtctgttcatttccttcacaaattTGGATGAGTTTCTCCCAGATCTCTTTTGCCGTAggacacattttgattttgctaaaGGTATTCTTGTCAAGTGTTTTGTAAAGAATATCCTTAGCAACATTGTCTAGATTTGATTTCTTCTTGTCCTCGCTTGTCCATTCACTTCTTtgcttttcaaccatttgtgGTGTACCTtcagtaacagcaatagctgtattaggctttaaaattttcaaggtGCCATTTGATGACAaaccacatatcatcgtcttgggctgcaagatgggcttgcatcctaatcttccaatcatcgaaatccTCCTTTGAGAACATATGGACTTTGCTGAAATTTGCCATTTATGttgaaattttcaaaacaagaataacccgctcagataccacttgttggggatcaatttagagtttagagggggtgaataaactctttcttttttttgacatttttgcaaatgtgctagaatcctgttagagattatagcttatcttgtcCGAATATATCACAATAACTTGTGCGGAAATGATCTGATGGTTTGAGGtgaaacaataaaacagtaggcagtagacagtagttgtttctggaagttcgaaaatgaaatcttgtacgtctccccttcttctgtttccagaaggtatcactaaaagactttggtttttacagtacaactcttgtacacacccacttcagtaggacttacccttcgcctactgaaatTCTTAGTTTCACAACACGATATAATGAATACgacaaggttctggaaaagacttttTTTcatattacaaactcttctcaataagatGTAATAAGGTGAATAGCTTGTGAAGAGATAAAGAAACATCAGCACAAGACGATCTCAGAAGATCAGATATTTGCTATAAAGAGAGTGCtgtttttctgtatattgagcttgaagataaagaGTAGTTCTTGATTGCTGAAAACAACGTTGGAATGATAGACAGAGAATGTGTTTCTTGTTAAGAATGATCGTTGTTCTTCTATATAGGATTGATCCTTTAATATATAGAAATCTTGAATcgaacgtctataaacaaaacagCTTCTTTGACTCTGAGTGAATCAGTTTTATCACCGAAAAAGGATCCTGCAGAAATattcagaataatcagtctttgtttTACACCAAAAGTTGTAATGCGTGCTAAATGTCTTCGTACAGCATTAAAttgtgcaattaatactagtactatgtaaagtaacggtaacatttaaggcTTGTAAAGATCAAACGAAAGACgttaagttctgcttctgcttaGGCTACGTTCTGCTTCTGCTTTTGTTAACCGTTAAGTTTAGCTAAGAAATACTCGAGATAAGTACTTCTTCTGTTTTAGCGATACGAGTGCTTCTGCTATTTATATTTTCCTCTGTTTTTACTTATTACCACCTACTGATTTtaactctcatcaccacaattaaagtaAGTCTAACACAGTAATTCCATTTATATCACTTTTACTTGTTGCATTATTAATCCTCATTTGTAGTGAAGAATTTTAGTTCATGGTTGTCATCAATATTATAGACATTGAAATCAACTTTCTACAATTCAAGAATcatctttttctcatttttttaagtaaaagttATTCTTGTTATACCAAACATGTAAAAATagcaaaaatattaatattatacaacacatatatttaaatacaaattattaaaaaacttataaaatataaatatttaatacaacttaaaatataaaatattttagaaaacatttaacaaatatacattttttttatttatcattcatatcatgcatatatttaatttaaataaatcataaaatatacgGATTCAAATGGTAGGCCCATATAAATAGGATACCTAACACAACAttgatatttattattttaaaataaatgacaaTTTGTAAGTTGTACACTTAAATATAATGATTAttaaatattgataataaatcGGGATAACAATATGTTTTTCTTTTGACCGAAAATTGCAAgcatgattaaataataaattatcacATATTTAAAACTACATTTTGTTAAAATTTGGGCAGAAAATAACATTCCTTTAGGTCGATCATTTTTCGCATAAAGTTAATACAATTTAAGACCATACGATTATGTTTCTATAATCTGACCAGAAAATAACCTTTTTTTGGGCTTAATATTTTATGCAGAGCACAAACATACTTTTAGTCACTTATTGTGTTTGCAATGTAGCCAAAAAATAGCTGAACACTTGCCGTAAAAGCACCGATCGCAACCTTCACAGGCATGGACTCAGCTTGGTTGACAACTAACGTCATGCCCGCGATCTAGTTCACCGGAAAACGACCAAACTTGACCCAAAACTGAAGAAAATCGTGCAACAACACAATCGCAATTTCAGGCTTTTCTCTGGTGGTTTTCAACTTACGCCAGATTCATGGTGATCGTCTCGCCATTGAGGTTGAGCCAGCGCCTTCAATTTTGGTAGTTGGATTCCTTTTGGAGATTAATTTGATGGATAAAGTGTCACGCTCCGAGACCGAGGCGTAGATGACATATGACATTGTATAATAATttcattgaaaacaataaaactcgTAGCAAATAGCCAAAAATCAGTCTAATTTATAAAAGAATAATGTCTTTACATATGTAAAATACGAATAATGCAAAAGCTATTCTTACAAAGAAAATTGCGAAATACGGAAGCGAATAAACGACAATCATGAAATCAAGGACTTGGTCTTCATAACTCTGAATTTCTTCACCAGCCCTAAAATTGATCTTGTTCCTTCTCTTCCACATGTTCTTCATTATTATCTTGAGAGAGACGTAAGGAGCTGAGTGCTTtagaaaacactcagcaagtgggggcagAATAACAAGTTATACATGTTCATATATTTAAAGTGATCATTTTTCGGCACAGGGTCGAAAACGGAGAGACAGAGTTCAGAACTTATATCGACTTGATTATATAAAACAGAACAAATTCTTAATAAAACAAAGTCTTATAAAACTTAAATCACATGTTGAACATAAATCTTATAATAATATCATGTGATACCCTTGATCTTGGGCTCCATCTAGGATCTTTCCctataaatgggttccctctgagACCTTCTTCCATAGACATGATCCATATGAGGCTTTCTGCCTCACAGGTTTTCCCGATGCGCCATCATTCGAGTCATGTCAAATAatttatgcataaaaaattatttatttttataaaatctgCACACATATGTAGACTTAAAAACAAATATGTGTATTATTTTACATTGAATTAAGATCTTAATTTTTATTGGAGAAATTGGTAAAATAATCTTTGGtcaactatttatttaagagtttttaaataaatagttaatcaaaattaaaaaaacaaaatacccATTTATTTATAGTATAGGTATTCGATGCGGTGAAAAATACCTTTTTGACATGTTGAAATTGAGGCCGCCAACAATTGAGGTGGGGCAATGTTGGGTTTGGATTAAAAAAAGCTACTTTGATCGAGTCAACACACAAGATTCAGTGCTTTTGCCACGAGCCCAacgaaattttcagcaaattCCTTCATTTATGTCtctttttttggtatttttttgTTTAGGAAGATCGAAATTTGATTCCAATTTGATTTCATTATTCTTTTGgcaatataatatcaatattaacgTTGATctcattatttttacttttggAAATATTTACCAATTTTGACTCTGTGAGTATATATTTTCTATATAAATGGTCAAATAGGCATTCTGTTTTTTTAATGTAATAAAATTATGTTGAGTGTTTTCGAGATGTCCTGACATTCTGTATAAATCAACAAGTTGATTTTTGTTACGAATAGAATtctcttaaaaaaaataagatctATTATTAATCTTCAACATAGTCAAAAATTTCTTATTAACTTGGGTACATCTTTCATAACTGATTAGGGAAACAAATTCTTCAAATTTGGTTATCTACCGGAGTCGTCTCTTCGGAACTATACGCTTCTATCCATGTTTCGTTTCTTTCAACGCTTTGTTTCATCTCCGCTGCTTATATCACTCATTTGGTTTCACATTATGCTTTGCTTCTCTTCAACTTGTCTTTCTTCTTACCCAAcgtcattttcttaaaaagcaAGTCTTTTGTGAgccgatctcacgaatctttatctgttaaacgagtcaactctaccgatattcacaataaaatgtaatactgttagcataaaaagtaataatttttcatggatgacccaaataagagactcgtctcacgaaatacgacccgtggaaccgtctcacacaaatttttatctttctTACAAAAATAGTTGACCCCCTCGAATATATCTCAAGTACAAATATTATTTTccccaaaaaaaataattaacaaaagttaaaaaacaaaatatctCTTTACTAGTAGTTTTTGGTTTGCGTTGTGCTTGTCAATTGGGCCGCCCGTTACTTTTTGTTACATATGGGCAAAAGACATAAAACTCCCTGTACCCCAGCTGCTCCCCTTCTCACCACGTTACCTTAAAAGGCACGTGAAACTCCAACTTTAAGCTCCATTACCCACAAATCACCCTTTCTTAGTAAGCAGAAGGAATCATAATTACCCTCACGAAGAAAATAATGACGATTGTGGAAGAAGTGTATGTGTACGAAGAGGAAACCCATCTCACAGTGCTCAAAACCTCCCATTTCTTCTGCGGAGACGGCTTCAGTGTTTATGACTCCAAAGGCCAACTCGTCTTCCGTGTCGACTCCTATGGCCCCGACGCTGCTGAAACGGGCGAAATCGTTCTCATGGACGCTGACGGTGGATGCCTCCTCACTGTCCGCAGAAaggtatattaattttttaatagagAAGTTTGTTTTATAAATATAGCTAACTCGAATCCCTGTAACAGTGGCCGAGCCTGCATCAGAGATGGGAAGGCTTTGTTGGGGAGAGAACCGAAGGGCAAAAGCCGCTGTTCAGCGTACGTAGATCATCCATAATCGGTCGATCGGGCGTAGAGGTGGAGGTGTATAGCAATCCGAACGTGGACTACCACGTAGAGGGCTCCTTCGGATGCCGGAACTGCAGAATCTTGAACGAGGAGAACGAAGCGGTGGCGGAGATACGCCGGAAGGTCGACGCATCCACGAATGTCGTTCTTGGAAAAGACGTCTTCTTGCTCTCGCTGAAGCCTGGGTTCGATGCCGCGTTTGCCATGGGCTTGGTTTTGGTGCTTGATCGGATCCATGGTGATGAGGAGGCGCCGGTAGGTGAGAATGGGAGTAGGGTTGGTGTGGAACCGAGCGTAGAGGCTCCAAAGTCTTCACCGTAGATTTATTTATCGAAAAGCACACTTTCATACTTTTAGCTCTCCAATAATTTTCttccttgaatttattgatttgtGTACTTGCAAGACTTTTACATGGGAATACCCTAAATCTTTTGGAAAATCTTAAATATACCtttaaaaaagtttaaaaattgtaaatttttGAGATAATCTATTTTAAGAAATCCGTTTTTGATTGTTATACctacatattttttaaaaataaatgaaaatcgAATCTATGATCGAAATCATTTATAAGATTTAATGTTAACATTTtgtaatttaaatcttttaattgtaCAATAACTCAACCCCCGACAGGACTTGCATCCAAAGAGTGCTAAATTTATTTTACTAATaatttaatgagtatgtttcaTGTGAGACTGTCTCGCGAATATTTATATGTGAAACTGGttaactctatcgatattcacaataaaaaaatattgttagcataagaagtaatatttttcattaatgacccaaataagagatttgtctcacaaaatacgattcgtgaaaacaggggtcggaccccagtacgacaaaccagtaaaatcacgacgtatataaaagacatgtaataataccaagtaaatgcaatgacatgcgatgcatgaatggtaacaatggaataacgTATATCAAATGGAGTTCAAACGAATATCATCatcaacagtaacagtggccacccgtgctcggaatgcagcatcaaatcgctgctcgtccatgcacgtagcatcgggaatgcgagtagctaagtcgctcgtccctagctgtcatctgggaatgtggctaatcctaacccacccgtccctctgatgactcaatatatctcaacagaatcaacataaataGCCGTCAAAGGAGTCAATGATCAATATGTTATGCCAATACAATTTATGCATGAATGCATCAGATTAAACATTCAAATCACATAATAGCAAATCgtatcacacaaatttttgcttaatttgattaatgataaacaaaatatatatttaaataaatagatgggtTTGGTGTTGGCACTGTCCTTCCTATTGTCTAGGTAGAGTGCCCAGTTGAAGCGAAAATCTAGAACCTTGGGatgatgtttttttaaaataatttaaaacgtAACATAATATTATgttagaaataataaataaaattcaattgTATTTTATGAACGATAAAAAAAAGGTTAACCACGAATTAATTGTTGATCTTGAATATAAGGAAAATGAATTGAaatttgtttgcaaaataaaattaagatgataatatttattcattttcattGAATGGAAATACAGatgaaaaacataatatttacattaaaactccttttccaaaataatttaaatcctaGTTTTTTTTCCCACATATGGGAGGATTTAGATATTTATGACATTAATGATAATAGAGATCACAATCACTTATTGACCCCATCAAGATTGTGATCTGTCGTAGTTGTGGATGTGAATCAATACAGTATGAAGATATATATTAGTAAATCGATGCATGCGTAGcatgtttttataatttttttatataattaattgaatttatattcaaatatgaATAATATCAATGCATGTGTAGcatgtttttataatttttttatatgattaattgaatttatattcaaataCGAATAATATCATAACGGTAACATGAATTAGTGAAAATTCAACTATAATATGAAATAATCATATGTTTTAatttgaattgattataaattaaattaagtcgTATTGTGATTATGAAAAATAACTAGGgattaaaatgaaatttttaaatgatgaattaaaaaagggaaaaatataaaatgatcCACGGTTTCAAACTTTTGTCTCTATTATATACACTTAATAATGTAGTAGAGAGAGGGggtcatttaattaattttggaactaaaatttatgatttttaaaataaattattatataaaaaatttaatttaaaaaacgtGGTTATATATAAATAGGGTCATACCATGATTATGAAAAATAACGAGGgattaaaatgaaatttttaaatgatgaataaaaaaaagggaaaaaaataaaataatccaTGGTATCAAGCTTTTGTCTCTGTTGTAAAGATTTTTAATAAGAATATGGCTTTTTTGAGATGATATCACGAATCTTAATatgtaagacgggtcaatcctaccgatattcacaataaaaagtaataatcttagaataaaaagtaatattgcttcatggatgactcaaataagaaatctgtctcacaaaatacgactcgtgatatCGTTTCAGAcaagtttttgtttttaataatgtAGTAGAGAGAGGGAGGGggtcttttaattaattttgggactaaaatttgttatttttaaaataaattattatataaaaaatttaatttaaaaaacgCGGTTATTATAGGCACCTCCCATGAAGTTCGCCCAAGTTAAAAGAACATCTTGAAAGATGGTATTTGTTGGGGGAAGAACACCAATCGTTGGGAATTAACCAGATGAAATTGGAATATTACCCATCATATTTCGAAAGCAACCTGTCCAAGCAAAACAATTGTACGTACAGTAGATCTATAGTCATATGgatcaatattgttcatatttaaaataaaaagtaatatttcatGAGTAACTCAAATAGAATATTCGTTTCACAGAATTGATatgtaagatcgtctcacatgagtttttatgttttatgaaataGTTGGATTTGCAGTTTTATTTGGTTGATGAACTAACTACCTTAGGCCAATGGCCAATTAATTTAGACGAATAAATATCAACCAAACAATTATATTCCGAATAAAAAATCAACCAAACAATTTGTTGATAAATAACGCCCCTTGTCTTTATCGGACAAGGATAAGAAACAAGGTGTATGTTATAAGAATAATAATTGAATAAAGATGGatatgtttttcatgtctcatacataataataataataatagtaataataataatatcattataataataaattttcatttacaTGCGAAGAATGTGAACGGAATttacaatttaataaattatcttgcagttttatataatttatatttgaattttgGACTTAACGACGAAAGCACACGTGTTGCATGTTTGTGAAATATTCTTAAACTTAAATACACATATTTATTGatgtcaaattattttttttcatggataatgatatgattaattaaatcacatctccattttcttttaaaattatgaAGGCCTCATTCATTATTCAGTCATTGTTTGCAAACAGTTTGGAATATGTCTCTTATGAAACGGTTTGACAAATCTTTATCTGAGAGACGAaccaactctatcgatattcacaataaaaagtgatactcttggcataaaaagtaatattttttcatagatgactcaaataaaagatctgtatcacaaaatacgacccgtgaaaccatctcacacaagtttttgccaacaatTTGACTTCACCTCCTAAACTTCAAATCATATCTCTGATGATACCAAATGCAAATACATGCCTAAGTTGGTCCTCCTTATGATCATATAATATACACGCGGATACACATCGCCAAAGGCATTTTGGTGAAAAAATTAAAGCCTAataaatcaaattttataaaaaaaatttattaatatgatAATTGTGGTTATCAGAAACTAAGAAAAGAATGGCGGAAGCTGAAGAAATGGGACTGCATTCAATACCCAAATGGAAGTCTCGAAGAAGTAAGTACAATAACCGTCATGTGCCTCTTTTGTATCAATACAAAGAGAAATGAAAAACACGCTTATGGGAAAATAAGAAAAGATTAACAAAGATTAACAAGGAACAAGCAAAAACGTGTTTTGCTCGTTAATACGCCCCCTCAAGATGGAGCATGGATGTTATGAATCCCCATCTTGGACAATAACATGCGGAAGCGAGTCGGCAGTAGCGACTAGGTAAACAAATCAGCAAGCTGCAAATGTGTTGAAAGATGTAGTATCTTGATGAGTCCACTGTGAAGTTTTTCTCGCACAATATGGCAATCAATTTTAATATGCTTCGTTCTCTCATGAAAAACAGGATTGGATGCAATGTGAATAGCCGattgactgtcacaaaacaacaCAGCAGGTGCAGCATAAGAAATGCAGAGGTCCTTCAACAATGATAACAGCCAAATCACCTCACAAGTAGCATTGGCCATCGACCTGTATTCTGCTTCAGCGGATGACCTGGAAACGGTTTGTTGTTTCTTGGATTTCCACGATATTAAGGACTCACCAAGAAGAACACAATATCCAGAAACTGAGCGCCGAGTGTCTTGACAAGCTGCCCAATCCGAGTCAGAAAAAAAACTAAGTTTGAGTGGGGTTGATTGTCCATAAAAGAGACCTTGACCAACCATGCCTTTCACATACTTAAGTACTGAATATACGGCGTGAAGATGTGGAGTTCGAGGCTTAGACACAAACTGACTTAGCTTGTTGACTGAATAGGCAAGATCAAGTCTTGTGATGGTTAAATACAAGAGCTTTCCCATTAGCCTTCGATATAAAGAAGGATCACTCAATAAGTCACCATCTTCAGTGTTTAGCTTTGAATTGTCATCCAAGGGTGTTGTGCGAGGCTTGCATCCTAAGAGACCCGCCTCAGTAAGTAGTTGAAGTGCATAGTGTCGTTGACAAATGGAGATTCCACGAGAAGATCTTGCAACTTCTATCCCGAGAAAGTACCTCAAGCTGCCCAAATCTTTTAGTTTAAAATGACTATTCAAGAACATCTTCAAGTCTATGGCGTCCTGCTCATTATTCGTGGCAATGACAATGTCGTCCACATAAATCAATAATGCCAAAAAAACATCACCCCGTGTTCGAGTAAACAAAGAACTATCAGCATGTGACTGATGAAAACCAATGGTGAGCAATGTAgatgaaaatttggaaaaccaTTGACGTGAAGCCTGTTTAAGGCCATACAAAGAATTGTGGAGCTTGCAAACTGCATTCATGGGAAGATTTACCCCCTTTTGTTGATATCCTGGAGACAATGACATGTACACCTCCTCATCTAAATCACCATGTAGGAAAGCATTATTGACATCAAGTTGGGTAAGAAACCAACCACGAATTGCAGCCAACGCCAGCAATGTTCTGACCGTGACAATCTTGGCCACAGGTGAGAATGTTTCAAAATAGTCCACCCCCTCCTGTTGTGTGTATCCCTTGGCAACCAACCGTGCTTTATACCTTTCTAGTGTGCCATCAGCTCGAAATTTAGCCTTATATACCCAGCGACACCCCACAACACTCTTCCCATGTGGTAAGGGAACAATAGACCAAGTTCGATTGCTTTCCAGAGCTTGCAATTCAGCATCCATGGCTTCGCGCCACTCTGGTTTCACAACAGCTTGGGAGAAAGTATTGGGT
The sequence above is a segment of the Primulina tabacum isolate GXHZ01 chromosome 6, ASM2559414v2, whole genome shotgun sequence genome. Coding sequences within it:
- the LOC142550222 gene encoding uncharacterized protein LOC142550222 — protein: MICGLSSNGTLKILKPNTAIAVTEGTPQMVEKQRSEWTSEDKKKSNLDNVAKDILYKTLDKNTFSKIKMCPTAKEIWEKLIQICEGNEQTKENKLSVAIQKFENIKMKARETLSEFDERFSSLVNELAALGKELGNREVALKKMRALPRE
- the LOC142548169 gene encoding protein LURP-one-related 5-like — its product is MTIVEEVYVYEEETHLTVLKTSHFFCGDGFSVYDSKGQLVFRVDSYGPDAAETGEIVLMDADGGCLLTVRRKWPSLHQRWEGFVGERTEGQKPLFSVRRSSIIGRSGVEVEVYSNPNVDYHVEGSFGCRNCRILNEENEAVAEIRRKVDASTNVVLGKDVFLLSLKPGFDAAFAMGLVLVLDRIHGDEEAPVGENGSRVGVEPSVEAPKSSP